One segment of Alkaliphilus flagellatus DNA contains the following:
- a CDS encoding P-II family nitrogen regulator encodes MHILFLVLNETEYLDDILAAFVEVGVKGATILDSQGMASAIASNVNRQIPLFGSLKSFLDSSRPYNKTVFTVVESQELLDKAINAINSVIGDICKPGIGLMFTVPVGNVYGLPKNTK; translated from the coding sequence ATGCATATATTATTTTTAGTTCTTAATGAAACAGAATACCTAGATGATATTTTAGCTGCATTTGTAGAAGTTGGAGTAAAAGGCGCGACTATTTTAGATAGTCAAGGAATGGCAAGTGCTATTGCTAGCAATGTAAACAGACAAATTCCTCTGTTTGGATCATTAAAAAGTTTTTTAGATAGCTCACGACCATACAATAAAACGGTTTTTACAGTGGTCGAGAGCCAAGAACTTCTAGACAAAGCTATTAATGCTATTAACAGTGTTATTGGTGATATCTGTAAGCCAGGTATAGGCCTTATGTTTACAGTTCCTGTCGGAAACGTTTATGGCTTACCAAAGAATACTAAGTAG
- a CDS encoding cation:proton antiporter gives MNLLLKIGIILLIGVLGGRLAKYLHLPYVTGYLVGGLLIGPSILGIVSDLDVESFGIVNEVALASIAFSIGSEFNLKDLAKVGKRIVIITLAEALTAVILVFLTSHYILGESFAFSIVLGSIAAATAPAATIMIIRQYKAEGPLTRTLLPVVAIDDAVCVIAFGIAMAIAKLSFGTSDSSFIQMMFQPIIEIIGSLGIGFILGILLTFLANKAQNQEELLALILASIVAGSGLASVFHLSALLTCMMMGATLVNLMHNSKRVFSLINDFTPPIYLFFFTLAGSSLHLNVLTKVGALGIGYIVARSLGKIIGAGLSAKATGCDDNVVKYLGLGLLPQAGVAIGLSMIVRQELPQIGVALTTVVLGGVLFYEVFGPVLAKYAIQKSGEINGGKTN, from the coding sequence TTGAATCTGTTGTTAAAAATTGGTATCATCCTGTTAATTGGAGTATTAGGAGGTAGATTAGCTAAATACCTCCATCTCCCTTATGTTACTGGTTATTTAGTGGGCGGGTTGTTGATAGGTCCATCAATTCTTGGAATAGTTTCTGATCTAGATGTAGAAAGTTTTGGAATTGTTAACGAAGTCGCTTTAGCATCAATTGCATTTAGTATAGGTAGTGAATTTAATCTTAAAGACCTAGCAAAGGTAGGAAAAAGAATCGTTATTATTACATTAGCCGAGGCTCTCACCGCAGTTATATTGGTGTTTTTAACAAGTCATTATATATTAGGAGAGTCTTTTGCATTTAGTATTGTATTAGGAAGTATTGCAGCAGCTACAGCTCCTGCAGCAACAATAATGATAATCAGGCAATATAAGGCTGAAGGTCCTTTAACTAGAACCCTCTTACCTGTTGTAGCCATCGATGACGCTGTATGCGTTATAGCATTTGGTATTGCAATGGCCATTGCTAAATTATCCTTTGGTACAAGTGACTCTTCATTTATTCAAATGATGTTTCAACCAATTATAGAAATCATAGGATCGCTTGGTATAGGCTTTATTCTAGGAATACTGCTTACTTTCTTAGCTAACAAAGCCCAAAATCAAGAAGAACTATTAGCCTTAATTTTAGCTTCTATTGTAGCAGGTAGTGGATTAGCTTCAGTTTTTCATCTCTCTGCTTTACTTACATGTATGATGATGGGAGCAACGCTTGTTAACTTAATGCATAATTCCAAACGCGTATTTTCCCTTATTAACGACTTTACTCCTCCAATATATTTATTTTTCTTCACATTAGCAGGATCTAGCTTACATTTAAATGTTCTTACAAAAGTTGGTGCCTTAGGAATAGGTTATATTGTAGCTAGATCTCTTGGTAAAATTATTGGTGCCGGCTTATCTGCTAAAGCTACAGGATGCGATGATAATGTTGTAAAATATTTAGGTCTTGGACTTTTACCACAGGCTGGTGTAGCTATTGGTTTATCTATGATTGTACGCCAGGAATTACCTCAGATAGGCGTTGCATTAACAACAGTGGTCCTCGGTGGTGTACTATTTTATGAAGTGTTCGGACCAGTATTAGCTAAATATGCTATCCAAAAATCTGGTGAAATTAATGGTGGAAAAACTAATTAA
- a CDS encoding Spo0E family sporulation regulatory protein-aspartic acid phosphatase yields the protein MKTKEKSKIQLDILKDKLHRMLDDSNGIITDEIVKISQALDEIIIQETERHNYAKKNNTTHE from the coding sequence ATGAAAACTAAAGAAAAAAGTAAAATCCAGTTAGATATATTAAAAGATAAATTACATAGAATGTTGGATGACAGTAATGGAATAATTACAGATGAGATAGTTAAAATTAGTCAAGCTTTAGATGAGATAATTATTCAAGAAACAGAAAGACATAATTATGCTAAAAAAAATAATACCACTCATGAATGA
- a CDS encoding PAS domain-containing sensor histidine kinase: MLVTGGQSDYSEDITVHSCNTARSLSSYLNDKENGTCERDSWHFSNGDLIMIIFEATTRKIVSVNDAACKFYGYSKEELLSKCINDINTSTYEEICDRIEKTRSNIEKRFTTQHRVASGEIKDIEVFSNPFTLNDQELIHNIVFDITKRIQYEKELMESKERYKRLVQLSPYAIMVHTGDRFIFVNKAGANLFEVSNRKQLIGVSIKDFIHEDFKDVIIKKIDKIKKSKEKVLEREIKIVTTTGKVVDVSMNLSLIQYDGEEVIMTILTDITERKEKERLLKEAEEDKEKMNEMMEYDKLRTEFFANISHELRTPINVILGSLQLVDKYEDEFILNPHKLKKLVGTMKQNCFRLLRLINNLIDITKIDSGFFTLSLENVDIVKVIEDIVLSVANYYTGNIGVEIIFDTDVEEKIMGFDPDKLERIMLNLLSNALKFTDKGDKIEVYVYDKNEKIMISIKDTGTGIPEEKLDIIFDRFRQADKSLTRNHEGSGIGLSLVKSFVEMHGGSVSVKSEYGKGSEFIIEMPAKLVSDSNNRKDFGTMSQDNKNIKRHVERINIEFSDIYT, encoded by the coding sequence ATGCTAGTCACAGGGGGACAAAGCGATTATAGTGAAGACATCACAGTGCATAGCTGCAATACAGCTAGATCATTAAGTAGTTACCTTAATGATAAAGAAAATGGAACATGTGAAAGGGATAGTTGGCATTTTAGTAATGGTGATTTAATTATGATAATATTTGAAGCAACTACTAGAAAAATTGTTAGCGTTAACGATGCTGCCTGTAAATTTTATGGCTATAGCAAGGAAGAACTTTTATCTAAATGTATTAATGATATTAACACTTCAACATATGAAGAAATATGCGATAGAATTGAAAAGACAAGAAGCAATATAGAAAAAAGATTTACTACGCAACATAGAGTCGCTAGTGGAGAGATTAAGGATATTGAGGTTTTCAGTAATCCATTTACACTAAATGATCAAGAATTAATTCATAATATAGTGTTTGACATTACAAAGAGGATACAATACGAAAAAGAACTAATGGAAAGTAAAGAAAGATATAAAAGATTAGTACAACTATCTCCTTATGCTATTATGGTGCATACAGGTGATAGATTTATCTTTGTAAATAAGGCTGGGGCTAATTTATTTGAAGTATCTAATAGAAAGCAATTAATTGGAGTATCTATCAAGGATTTTATTCATGAAGACTTTAAGGATGTTATAATAAAGAAAATTGATAAAATAAAAAAATCAAAGGAGAAAGTATTAGAGAGGGAAATTAAAATTGTAACTACCACTGGCAAGGTAGTAGATGTTAGTATGAACTTAAGCCTTATACAATATGATGGCGAAGAGGTTATAATGACAATTTTGACAGATATTACAGAGCGAAAAGAAAAGGAAAGACTTTTAAAAGAGGCTGAAGAAGACAAAGAAAAGATGAATGAAATGATGGAATATGATAAATTAAGGACTGAATTCTTTGCTAATATATCTCACGAACTCAGAACTCCGATTAATGTAATTTTAGGTTCACTGCAGTTAGTAGATAAATATGAGGATGAATTTATCTTAAATCCACATAAATTAAAGAAACTGGTCGGAACTATGAAACAAAATTGTTTTAGACTTTTAAGATTAATAAACAACTTAATAGATATTACAAAAATTGATTCGGGATTTTTTACATTAAGCCTAGAAAATGTTGATATAGTAAAAGTTATAGAGGACATAGTACTATCGGTGGCCAACTACTATACTGGAAATATAGGAGTAGAAATAATATTTGATACTGATGTAGAAGAAAAGATAATGGGTTTTGATCCAGATAAGTTAGAAAGAATTATGCTAAATCTTTTATCTAATGCTTTAAAATTTACTGATAAAGGGGATAAAATAGAGGTTTATGTATATGATAAAAATGAGAAAATAATGATTTCTATTAAGGATACGGGAACGGGAATTCCAGAAGAAAAATTAGATATTATATTTGATCGTTTTAGACAAGCAGACAAATCCTTAACTAGAAATCATGAGGGAAGTGGTATTGGTTTATCTCTAGTAAAATCCTTTGTAGAGATGCACGGTGGCAGTGTTAGTGTTAAGAGTGAATATGGTAAGGGCAGTGAATTTATTATAGAAATGCCAGCAAAACTAGTTTCTGATTCTAATAACAGAAAAGATTTTGGAACGATGAGCCAAGATAATAAAAATATAAAGAGACACGTAGAACGAATTAATATTGAATTCTCTGATATTTATACATAG
- a CDS encoding dUTP diphosphatase yields MELYQLFKIQEIIERNIKTLAQIEEDALGRDNTFDLRFLALQIKTAEIANLTKCYKYSKAKENIPKEKMFVRYIDAMKFLLSIGNIHNFNIIDKDAISMVEEEESLVKLFSSIFDQISLLKNNILNDNYFTSLTIYVNLFARYVHLAKNLGFTFDEVYEYYRKHYVIEE; encoded by the coding sequence ATGGAACTATATCAATTGTTTAAAATACAAGAAATAATAGAACGAAATATAAAAACATTAGCTCAAATAGAAGAGGATGCTCTTGGAAGGGATAACACCTTTGACCTTAGGTTTTTAGCTCTACAAATTAAAACTGCTGAAATCGCAAATCTTACAAAATGTTATAAGTACTCTAAAGCTAAAGAAAATATTCCTAAAGAAAAGATGTTTGTTAGGTATATAGATGCCATGAAGTTTTTATTGTCAATCGGAAATATTCATAATTTTAATATTATAGATAAAGACGCAATTAGTATGGTGGAGGAGGAAGAAAGTTTAGTTAAGCTTTTTTCATCTATTTTTGACCAGATATCACTATTGAAAAATAACATTTTAAATGATAACTATTTTACTTCTCTTACTATTTATGTAAACCTTTTTGCAAGGTATGTTCACCTTGCAAAAAATCTTGGATTTACTTTTGATGAGGTATATGAATATTATAGAAAACACTATGTTATTGAAGAATAA
- a CDS encoding ABC transporter ATP-binding protein, with the protein MNNGKFVEIRNVSKIYHTLDGETKALDDLTFDVDKGEILVIVGPSGCGKSTILSIIAGLIKPSSGEVFINSNKIDGTNKSIGYMFQNDHLFPWRTIIENVMIGLEIQNKVNDESIERVISLLDTYGLADFKDHYPNQLSGGMRQRVALIRTLAIEPNLLLLDEPFSALDYQNRLAVSDDITNILRREKKTAIMVTHDISEAISMADKVVVLSNRPARIKSIHNIELTCNGEKSPIKCREALEFRHYFNKIWKELDVYVK; encoded by the coding sequence ATGAACAATGGAAAATTTGTTGAAATAAGAAATGTATCTAAAATCTATCACACTTTGGACGGAGAAACAAAAGCGCTTGATGACCTTACGTTCGATGTTGATAAGGGTGAAATCCTTGTTATCGTAGGTCCCAGTGGTTGCGGTAAGTCAACGATTTTATCTATAATTGCTGGATTAATAAAGCCTAGTTCGGGCGAAGTGTTTATTAATAGTAATAAGATAGATGGAACAAACAAGAGTATTGGATATATGTTTCAAAATGATCATCTATTCCCTTGGAGAACAATTATTGAAAATGTAATGATTGGATTAGAAATTCAAAATAAAGTAAATGATGAGTCAATAGAGCGTGTTATATCACTACTTGATACCTATGGATTAGCTGATTTTAAAGATCATTATCCCAATCAGTTATCTGGTGGAATGAGGCAAAGAGTTGCATTAATTAGAACTCTAGCAATTGAACCAAATTTATTACTATTGGACGAACCCTTTTCCGCATTAGATTATCAGAACAGACTTGCTGTTAGTGACGATATTACTAACATTTTACGTAGAGAAAAAAAGACAGCCATAATGGTAACTCACGATATATCAGAAGCTATTTCTATGGCTGATAAAGTGGTAGTATTATCTAATCGACCTGCTCGCATAAAAAGCATCCATAATATTGAACTTACCTGCAACGGTGAAAAAAGTCCTATTAAATGTCGTGAAGCTCTCGAGTTTAGACATTACTTCAATAAAATATGGAAGGAGCTGGATGTATATGTCAAATAA
- a CDS encoding ABC transporter permease, with protein sequence MSNNTKVIKQQHSNNHLEYLRFVKGYNMKVLLWQIGVLIGFLVLWEVAATLKWIDPFFTSKPSDIAMLIGRLTVDGSLFKHTLVSVLEALIALGLGTILGTVVAIALWWSDFAAKVLDPYLVVLNALPKIALGPIIIIWAGAGMSGIIVTALTISLIVTILATYNGFREVDAEKIKMLTTFGATKFQILQKVIFPASIPTMINTFKINIGMTWVGVIVGEFLVSKSGLGYLIVYGGQVFRLDIVMAGVIILAVATAIMYQLISWLEDKFLKWRQ encoded by the coding sequence ATGTCAAATAATACAAAGGTTATAAAGCAACAACATTCTAATAATCATCTAGAATACCTTCGTTTTGTTAAAGGCTATAATATGAAGGTTCTTCTATGGCAAATAGGAGTTTTAATCGGTTTTTTAGTGCTGTGGGAAGTTGCCGCTACCCTTAAATGGATCGATCCGTTCTTTACAAGTAAACCTTCTGATATTGCTATGTTGATAGGTAGACTGACTGTAGACGGCTCTCTTTTTAAGCATACATTAGTATCTGTTTTGGAAGCACTAATTGCACTAGGACTTGGAACCATTTTGGGAACTGTTGTTGCCATTGCTTTATGGTGGTCTGACTTTGCGGCTAAGGTTTTAGATCCTTATTTAGTTGTATTAAATGCACTGCCTAAAATAGCATTAGGACCTATTATAATTATATGGGCTGGGGCAGGTATGAGCGGTATTATTGTAACTGCCTTAACCATTTCTCTTATTGTAACTATATTAGCAACTTATAATGGTTTTCGAGAAGTAGATGCAGAAAAGATCAAAATGTTGACTACCTTTGGTGCAACCAAATTTCAAATACTCCAAAAAGTAATCTTTCCTGCAAGTATACCTACTATGATAAATACTTTTAAAATAAATATTGGTATGACTTGGGTTGGTGTAATAGTAGGAGAGTTTCTTGTATCAAAGTCTGGTTTAGGATATTTAATTGTATATGGTGGTCAAGTATTTAGATTAGATATTGTAATGGCGGGTGTTATTATTTTAGCAGTTGCCACAGCTATAATGTACCAGTTAATATCATGGCTAGAAGATAAATTTTTAAAATGGCGACAGTAA
- a CDS encoding HD domain-containing phosphohydrolase codes for MINFKKLKIKNIVKCISYIAVISIVLFATINFTVIKSLNERSNITKEIFSRYVVFSIIIVIVLLVLLVFALIFIRRIVNTDVPYILRSFKNLSNFSYDMSAVDSFVPYFGEEKELKRFVGDVFREQIFLQEIKNIAANEYVLDDVLEKILKKLNAFVRVDRIGVAFVDYEKKRIVAETGKMNYGNVLLGPGFEVSMDQTSLTEMLISKKSVFSNDLVAELNKKKSGNRSLDLIVNEGIKSNMILPLIIGDKVFGFLFFSSFEKGSYNKKSLRIGENIANAIATIIDQTYLTKKMLNNITLTFADLVEKKDLETGNHINRMTNYSKVIAEGLLNYKNKNYRVNNSFVYDMELYAPLHDIGKIGIPDKILGKPAGLTAEEWMVMKEHTNIGANILTNLRDSLKIFRKQFYQMAIDVTRYHHEKWDGKGYPYGLKGEEIPLAARIVAVADVFDALSSRRPYKEPIPFDSAVDIIKDGSGTHFDPELVGVFIDNLPKIRKIYDKDFGNNNFSSNKILS; via the coding sequence ATGATTAATTTTAAGAAACTTAAAATTAAAAATATAGTAAAGTGTATAAGTTATATAGCTGTAATATCAATTGTTTTATTTGCTACAATAAACTTTACTGTTATTAAAAGCCTGAATGAAAGATCTAATATAACTAAGGAAATATTTAGTAGATATGTTGTGTTTTCCATAATAATAGTAATAGTGTTATTAGTATTACTTGTATTTGCATTAATATTTATTAGGAGGATCGTAAATACTGATGTTCCTTACATACTTCGTAGTTTCAAAAATTTAAGCAATTTTAGCTATGATATGTCCGCTGTAGATAGCTTTGTCCCTTACTTTGGTGAAGAAAAAGAGTTAAAAAGGTTTGTTGGAGATGTATTTAGGGAGCAAATATTTTTACAAGAAATTAAAAATATTGCTGCTAATGAATACGTTTTAGATGATGTGTTAGAAAAGATATTAAAAAAACTAAACGCCTTTGTTAGAGTAGACAGAATAGGAGTAGCATTTGTAGACTATGAAAAAAAGCGAATTGTAGCTGAAACTGGAAAGATGAACTACGGAAATGTATTACTAGGACCTGGATTTGAGGTAAGTATGGATCAAACCTCTTTAACTGAAATGCTTATAAGTAAAAAATCTGTATTTAGTAATGATCTTGTAGCAGAGTTAAATAAAAAGAAATCTGGAAATAGATCTTTAGATTTAATTGTGAATGAAGGGATTAAATCTAATATGATACTTCCTCTTATTATAGGAGATAAGGTTTTCGGTTTTTTATTTTTTAGTTCCTTTGAAAAAGGAAGTTATAATAAAAAGAGCCTTAGAATAGGAGAGAATATTGCTAATGCCATAGCTACAATAATAGACCAAACTTATTTAACTAAAAAAATGCTAAATAACATTACTTTAACTTTTGCAGATTTAGTTGAGAAAAAAGATTTAGAAACGGGAAATCATATTAATCGTATGACAAACTACTCTAAAGTAATTGCGGAAGGTCTGTTAAACTACAAAAATAAAAATTATAGAGTAAATAATTCCTTTGTTTATGATATGGAGCTTTATGCGCCTCTTCATGATATAGGAAAGATAGGTATACCCGATAAAATTTTAGGTAAGCCAGCAGGACTAACAGCAGAAGAATGGATGGTTATGAAGGAGCATACAAATATTGGAGCAAACATATTAACAAACCTAAGGGACAGTTTGAAGATTTTTAGAAAACAATTCTATCAAATGGCAATCGATGTTACAAGATACCATCATGAAAAATGGGATGGAAAAGGTTATCCTTATGGATTAAAAGGAGAAGAGATACCACTGGCAGCTAGGATCGTGGCTGTTGCAGATGTATTTGATGCATTGTCATCTAGAAGACCATACAAGGAACCAATACCATTTGATAGTGCTGTAGATATTATTAAGGATGGAAGTGGAACTCATTTTGATCCCGAACTTGTTGGTGTATTTATAGACAATCTACCAAAAATAAGAAAAATATATGATAAAGATTTTGGAAATAACAATTTTAGTAGTAATAAAATATTATCTTAA
- a CDS encoding YtxH domain-containing protein, which yields MMHIKELQKKVENIRRRLDPEVIEREKRIEKTKGLVKGAAIGSIIAGATALFLSPDSGKNNRKKAKEELEKAKEVLETNLNEGREKLSKVYELKKETIEAKKNMLKEKLDLNDNMNIIDDIDLEEIEEELATDEY from the coding sequence ATGATGCATATTAAAGAACTACAGAAAAAGGTGGAAAATATACGAAGAAGATTAGATCCTGAAGTAATTGAAAGAGAAAAAAGAATAGAAAAGACAAAGGGTTTAGTAAAGGGTGCAGCTATAGGCAGTATTATAGCTGGGGCAACAGCTTTATTTCTTTCGCCTGATAGTGGAAAAAATAATCGTAAAAAAGCTAAAGAAGAATTAGAGAAGGCTAAGGAGGTTTTAGAAACAAACCTTAATGAAGGTAGAGAAAAATTATCTAAAGTCTATGAGTTAAAAAAGGAAACAATAGAAGCTAAGAAAAATATGTTAAAAGAAAAATTAGACTTAAATGACAATATGAATATTATTGATGATATAGACTTGGAAGAAATAGAAGAAGAATTAGCTACAGATGAATATTAA
- a CDS encoding type I glutamate--ammonia ligase translates to MNELLEKLLMEPMLYCLPPWTHSRENLTILLKAHPSIQFVSLVAVDLGGNDTDEKIPISLFIDEMERFFNVGVQTDGSSVVLHGIATLNNAKVDLVPDLSVNWFVDYNYDHICSSTGLPIGTLRIPAFLVHNSKKVDSRSILKRAIDYFTSEIKVLFNQYPHIREDLNISMEENIDDIVLTSATELEFWVKTPGDSADEEKLSTSQMLKEQYWKRTKGSVRTALEETILLLNKYGIEPEIGHKEVGGVSAKIGVNGKLNHVMEQLEIVWRYSTAIQAADNELFIREIIEETFKRHGLEVTFMAKPIEGVAGSGKHIHVGVGIRLNSGRYINIFTPKNKNTDYMSILGWGGLSGILRNYEVVNPFITSTNDAFNRLKPGFEAPVCIVSAIGHSADIPSRNRTVLIGLIRDINNPRATRFEVRSSNPSTNTYLALAALYQTMIDGIKAMVKSGMTSKELEIEFSKGQGEEKFYLEKDRVYRSEEDVFEYYTEEERRSMFGIPPVTVWENIKNFDLESYKIQILCSGEVFSQAIIDSYRQATITQWVTELIGRIIPDNIDLVRSCKKIHSEDTTNELDEVNWKNVNELRNCLMKDSLDRKALFSRMREGIELENYDLTSKLQLEMNEKITLLKQLYITYRRNLFEEGSEEGSYFWH, encoded by the coding sequence ATGAATGAATTACTAGAAAAATTATTAATGGAGCCTATGCTATATTGCCTGCCCCCATGGACACATAGCAGAGAAAATCTTACTATACTATTAAAGGCTCATCCTTCAATTCAATTTGTTTCTTTAGTAGCTGTGGATTTAGGAGGAAATGATACAGATGAAAAAATTCCTATTTCTTTATTTATTGATGAAATGGAAAGATTTTTTAATGTAGGTGTTCAAACCGATGGATCTAGTGTTGTTCTCCATGGTATTGCAACATTAAATAATGCAAAGGTAGACTTAGTTCCAGATCTTTCTGTTAATTGGTTTGTTGATTATAATTATGATCATATTTGTAGTTCTACTGGGCTACCAATAGGAACATTGAGAATACCTGCATTTTTAGTGCATAATTCAAAAAAAGTAGATTCGAGATCTATATTGAAAAGAGCTATAGATTATTTTACTTCAGAAATTAAAGTATTATTTAACCAATATCCTCATATTAGAGAAGATTTAAATATATCTATGGAAGAAAATATTGATGATATAGTTTTAACCTCTGCTACAGAATTAGAGTTTTGGGTAAAAACCCCTGGTGATTCAGCAGATGAAGAAAAATTATCAACATCACAAATGTTGAAGGAGCAATATTGGAAGCGTACTAAGGGGAGTGTACGTACTGCATTGGAAGAAACTATACTTTTACTTAATAAGTATGGTATAGAGCCAGAAATCGGACATAAAGAAGTTGGGGGAGTTAGTGCCAAAATAGGAGTAAATGGTAAGTTGAATCACGTAATGGAACAGCTGGAAATAGTTTGGAGATATAGTACAGCTATTCAAGCTGCAGATAATGAGCTGTTTATTAGGGAAATTATAGAAGAAACCTTTAAACGGCACGGGTTAGAGGTAACCTTTATGGCAAAACCTATTGAAGGTGTAGCTGGTAGTGGAAAGCATATACATGTAGGTGTAGGGATTAGGCTTAACAGTGGTAGATATATTAATATTTTTACACCTAAAAATAAAAATACTGATTATATGAGTATCTTGGGCTGGGGAGGACTTTCAGGAATACTTAGAAACTACGAGGTGGTAAATCCATTTATAACTTCCACTAATGATGCTTTTAATCGATTAAAGCCAGGTTTTGAAGCACCAGTGTGTATAGTAAGTGCAATAGGTCATAGCGCAGATATTCCATCTAGAAACCGTACAGTATTAATTGGTCTAATTAGAGATATAAATAATCCAAGGGCTACAAGATTTGAGGTAAGATCATCAAATCCTAGCACTAACACTTATTTAGCCTTAGCTGCACTTTATCAAACTATGATTGATGGAATTAAGGCTATGGTAAAGTCGGGTATGACATCAAAAGAATTAGAGATAGAATTTTCTAAAGGACAAGGAGAAGAAAAATTTTATCTGGAAAAGGATAGAGTGTATAGAAGTGAAGAAGATGTATTCGAATATTACACAGAAGAAGAAAGACGTAGTATGTTTGGTATACCACCTGTAACAGTATGGGAAAATATTAAGAACTTTGACTTAGAGTCATATAAAATACAAATATTATGTTCGGGAGAGGTTTTTAGCCAAGCAATTATTGATTCTTATCGTCAAGCTACTATTACACAATGGGTTACAGAGTTGATAGGTAGAATTATTCCTGATAATATAGATTTAGTAAGAAGTTGTAAAAAGATTCATAGCGAAGATACAACAAATGAACTGGATGAGGTAAATTGGAAAAATGTTAATGAGTTAAGAAATTGTTTAATGAAGGATAGCTTAGATAGAAAGGCTTTATTTTCTCGAATGAGAGAAGGAATTGAGTTAGAGAATTATGATTTAACTTCGAAGTTACAATTAGAAATGAATGAAAAAATAACCTTATTAAAACAATTATATATAACATATCGTAGAAATTTATTTGAAGAAGGTAGTGAAGAAGGTAGTTATTTTTGGCATTAA